One Strix uralensis isolate ZFMK-TIS-50842 chromosome 9, bStrUra1, whole genome shotgun sequence DNA segment encodes these proteins:
- the COPB2 gene encoding coatomer subunit beta' isoform X2, with amino-acid sequence MPLRLDIKRKLTARSDRVKSVDLHPTEPWMLASLYNGSVCVWNHETQTLVKTFEVCDLPVRAAKFVARKNWVVTGADDMQIRVFNYNTLERVHMFEAHSDYIRCIAVHPTQPFILTSSDDMLIKLWDWDKKWSCSQVFEGHTHYVMQIVINPKDNNQFASASLDRTIKVWQLGSSSPNFTLEGHEKGVNCIDYYSGGDKPYLISGADDRLVKIWDYQNKTCVQTLEGHAQNVSCVSFHPELPIIITGSEDGTVRIWHSSTYRLESTLNYGMERVWCVASLRGSNNVALGYDEGSIIVKLGREEPAMSMDANGKIIWAKHSEVQQANLKAMGDAEIKDGERLPLAVKDMGSCEIYPQTIQHNPNGRFVVVCGDGEYIIYTAMALRNKSFGSAQEFVWAHDSSEYAIRESNSVVKIFKNFKEKKSFKPDFGAEGIYGGFLLGVRSVNGLAFYDWENTELIRRIEIQPKHIFWSDSGELVCIATEESFFILKYLSEKVAAAQETHEGVTEDGIEDAFEVLGEIQEIVKTGLWVGDCFIYTSSVNRLNYYVGGEIVTIAHLDRTMYLLGYIPKDNRLYLGDKELNIVSYSLLVSVLEYQTAVMRRDFSMADKVLPTIPKEQRTRVAHFLEKQGFKQQALAVSTDPEHRFELALQLGELKIAYQLAVEAESEQKWKQLAELAISKCQFGLAQECLHHAQDYGGLLLLATASGNANMVNKLAEGAEKDGKNNVAFMSYFLQGKLDSCLELLIKTGRLPEAAFLARTYLPSQVSRVVKLWRENLSKVNQKAAESLADPTEYENLFPGLKEAFVAEEYVKQSLDDLRPAREYPLVTPNEERNLLEEAKGFEPSGVMAPQAEEPVPSPKQEVMKTVLHSSDVLPTRDQKTLLDLEDDLDNLDLEDIDTTDINLDEEILDE; translated from the exons ATG CCTCTCCGACTTGATATAAAACGGAAACTGACAGCTCGGTCTGACCGGGTAAAGAGTGTAGACTTGCATCCCACGGAACCATGGATGTTGGCTAGCCTTTACAATGGCAGTGTCTGTGTTTGGAACCATGAAACCCAG actcTGGTGAAGACTTTTGAAGTGTGCGACCTGCCAGTGAGAGCTGCCAAATTTGTGGCAAGAAAGAACTGGGTTGTTACAGGAGCT GATGACATGCAAATTAGAGTTTTTAATTATAACACCTTGGAAAGAGTTCACATGTTTGAAGCACATTCAGATTACATTCGTTGTATTGCTGTGCATCCCACACAGCCTTTCATACTGACAAGCAGTG atgacatGCTCATTAAACTCTGGGACTGGGATAAAAAATGGTCTTGTTCTCAGGTGTTTGAAGGACACACCCATTATGTCATGCAGATTGTCATAAACCCGAAAGACAATAATCAGTTTGCCAGTGCCTCTCTGGATAGGACAATCAAG gtGTGGCAGCTTGGCTCTTCCTCACCCAACTTTACTTTGGAAGGCCATGAGAAGGGAGTAAACTGCATTGACTATTACAGTGGAGGAGACAAGCCATATCTCATTTCGGGTGCAGATGACCGGTTGGTTAAGATCTGGGACTACCAG aataaaacatGTGTACAAACACTGGAAGGACATGCTCAAAATGTGTCATGTGTCAGCTTCCATCCTGAATTGCCTATCATTATCACAGGCTCGGAAGACg GAACTGTGCGCATTTGGCATTCGAGCACTTACCGCCTGGAAAGTACCCTCAACTACGGTATGGAGAGAGTGTGGTGTGTGGCCAGTCTGAGAGGATCCAATAATGTCGCCTTGGGATATGATGAAGGCAGCATTATTGTTAAG CTTGGTCGTGAAGAACCTGCAATGTCCATGgatgcaaatggaaaaattatttggGCTAAACATTCAGAAGTCCAACAGGCTAACTTGAAAGCTATGGGAGATGCTGAAATCAAAGATGGGGAAAGATTGCCGCTTGCTGTAAAAGATATGGGAAGCTGTGAAATCTATCCGCAGACAATTCAGCACAACCCTAATGGACG GTTTGTAGTAGTGTGTGGTGATGGTGAATACATCATCTATACAGCTATGGCTTTGAGAAACAAGAGCTTTGGTTCTGCACAGGAGTTTGTATGGGCACACGATTCTTCAGA ATACGCAATCAGGGAGAGCAACAGTGTtgtaaagatatttaaaaatttcaaagaGAAGAAGTCATTCAAACCAGATTTTGGAGCAGAAg GCATCTATGGTGGCTTCCTGTTGGGGGTCAGATCTGTTAATGGTTTGGCATTCTATGATTGGGAAAACACAGAACTGATTCGCAGAATTGAAATTCAGCCTAAACAT ATTTTCTGGTCTGACTCGGGTGAGCTTGTCTGCATTGCTACGGAAGAGTCATTCTTCATTCTGAAATACCTATCCGAAAAAGTTGCAGCAGCCCAAGAAACACATGAAGGTGTCACTGAAGATGGAATTGAAGATGCTTTTGAG GTTCTTGGTGAGATTCAGGAGATTGTGAAAACAGGTTTGTGGGTAGGCGACTGCTTTATTTACACCAGTTCTGTGAACAGACTCAACTACTATGTTGGAGGAGAAATTGTCACTATTGCCCATTTAGACAG aacaatGTATCTTTTGGGATATATCCCTAAGGACAACCGACTTTATTTGGGTGATAAAGAGCTAAACATTGTTAGCTACTCTTTGCTGGTCTCAGTGCTTGAATATCAAACTGCTGTGATGAGAAGAGATTTCAGTATGGCTGACAAAGTTCTTCCCACAATTCCAAAAGAACAGAGAACCAGAGTTGCACACTTTCTTGAAAAACAG ggCTTCAAACAACAAGCTCTTGCAGTATCTACAGATCCAGAGCATCGTTTTGAACTTGCTCTTCAACTTGGAGAATTAAAAATAGCCTATCAGCTTGCAGTGGAAGCAGAG TCAGAACAGAAGTGGAAGCAACTTGCTGAGCTTGCCATTAGTAAATGCCAGTTTGGCTTAGCCCAGGAGTGTCTCCACCATGCACAAGACTACGGAGGACTTCTGCTCCTGGCCACAGCTTCAGGAAATGCTAACATGGTGAATAAGTTAGctgaaggagcagagaaagatGGCAAGAACAATGTTGCCTTTATGAGCTACTTCCTGCAGGGAAA GCTTGATTCATGTTTGGAACTCCTGATTAAAACTGGACGTCTCCCAGAAGCTGCTTTTCTTGCACGGACATATTTGCCAAGCCAAGTTTCAAG GGTTGTTAAACTGTGGCGGGAGAATCTCTCTAAAGTCAATCAAAAAGCTGCCGAGTCCCTGGCTGACCCTACAGAATATGAAAATCTTTTCCCTGGATTAAAAGAAGCTTTTGTTGCTGAAGAGTATGTTAAACAAAGTCTTGATGACTTGCGGCCAGCCAGGGAATACCCCCTTGTCACT cCAAATGAAGAAAGAAACTTACTTGAAGAAGCGAAAGGCTTTGAGCCTTCTGGAGTAATGGCACCTCAG GCTGAAGAACCAGTTCCATCTCCTAAACAAGAAGTGATGAAGACAGTTTTGCATAGCTCTGATGTACTTCCAACAAGAGATCAAAAG ACACTGCTGGACTTGGAAGATGACTTGGATAACTTGGATCTGGAGGACATTGATACCACAGATATCAATCTGGATGAAGAGATCTTAGATGAGTGA
- the COPB2 gene encoding coatomer subunit beta' isoform X1: MPLRLDIKRKLTARSDRVKSVDLHPTEPWMLASLYNGSVCVWNHETQTLVKTFEVCDLPVRAAKFVARKNWVVTGADDMQIRVFNYNTLERVHMFEAHSDYIRCIAVHPTQPFILTSSDDMLIKLWDWDKKWSCSQVFEGHTHYVMQIVINPKDNNQFASASLDRTIKVWQLGSSSPNFTLEGHEKGVNCIDYYSGGDKPYLISGADDRLVKIWDYQNKTCVQTLEGHAQNVSCVSFHPELPIIITGSEDGTVRIWHSSTYRLESTLNYGMERVWCVASLRGSNNVALGYDEGSIIVKLGREEPAMSMDANGKIIWAKHSEVQQANLKAMGDAEIKDGERLPLAVKDMGSCEIYPQTIQHNPNGRFVVVCGDGEYIIYTAMALRNKSFGSAQEFVWAHDSSEYAIRESNSVVKIFKNFKEKKSFKPDFGAEGIYGGFLLGVRSVNGLAFYDWENTELIRRIEIQPKHIFWSDSGELVCIATEESFFILKYLSEKVAAAQETHEGVTEDGIEDAFEVLGEIQEIVKTGLWVGDCFIYTSSVNRLNYYVGGEIVTIAHLDRTMYLLGYIPKDNRLYLGDKELNIVSYSLLVSVLEYQTAVMRRDFSMADKVLPTIPKEQRTRVAHFLEKQGFKQQALAVSTDPEHRFELALQLGELKIAYQLAVEAESEQKWKQLAELAISKCQFGLAQECLHHAQDYGGLLLLATASGNANMVNKLAEGAEKDGKNNVAFMSYFLQGKLDSCLELLIKTGRLPEAAFLARTYLPSQVSRVVKLWRENLSKVNQKAAESLADPTEYENLFPGLKEAFVAEEYVKQSLDDLRPAREYPLVTPNEERNLLEEAKGFEPSGVMAPQKAEEPVPSPKQEVMKTVLHSSDVLPTRDQKTLLDLEDDLDNLDLEDIDTTDINLDEEILDE, translated from the exons ATG CCTCTCCGACTTGATATAAAACGGAAACTGACAGCTCGGTCTGACCGGGTAAAGAGTGTAGACTTGCATCCCACGGAACCATGGATGTTGGCTAGCCTTTACAATGGCAGTGTCTGTGTTTGGAACCATGAAACCCAG actcTGGTGAAGACTTTTGAAGTGTGCGACCTGCCAGTGAGAGCTGCCAAATTTGTGGCAAGAAAGAACTGGGTTGTTACAGGAGCT GATGACATGCAAATTAGAGTTTTTAATTATAACACCTTGGAAAGAGTTCACATGTTTGAAGCACATTCAGATTACATTCGTTGTATTGCTGTGCATCCCACACAGCCTTTCATACTGACAAGCAGTG atgacatGCTCATTAAACTCTGGGACTGGGATAAAAAATGGTCTTGTTCTCAGGTGTTTGAAGGACACACCCATTATGTCATGCAGATTGTCATAAACCCGAAAGACAATAATCAGTTTGCCAGTGCCTCTCTGGATAGGACAATCAAG gtGTGGCAGCTTGGCTCTTCCTCACCCAACTTTACTTTGGAAGGCCATGAGAAGGGAGTAAACTGCATTGACTATTACAGTGGAGGAGACAAGCCATATCTCATTTCGGGTGCAGATGACCGGTTGGTTAAGATCTGGGACTACCAG aataaaacatGTGTACAAACACTGGAAGGACATGCTCAAAATGTGTCATGTGTCAGCTTCCATCCTGAATTGCCTATCATTATCACAGGCTCGGAAGACg GAACTGTGCGCATTTGGCATTCGAGCACTTACCGCCTGGAAAGTACCCTCAACTACGGTATGGAGAGAGTGTGGTGTGTGGCCAGTCTGAGAGGATCCAATAATGTCGCCTTGGGATATGATGAAGGCAGCATTATTGTTAAG CTTGGTCGTGAAGAACCTGCAATGTCCATGgatgcaaatggaaaaattatttggGCTAAACATTCAGAAGTCCAACAGGCTAACTTGAAAGCTATGGGAGATGCTGAAATCAAAGATGGGGAAAGATTGCCGCTTGCTGTAAAAGATATGGGAAGCTGTGAAATCTATCCGCAGACAATTCAGCACAACCCTAATGGACG GTTTGTAGTAGTGTGTGGTGATGGTGAATACATCATCTATACAGCTATGGCTTTGAGAAACAAGAGCTTTGGTTCTGCACAGGAGTTTGTATGGGCACACGATTCTTCAGA ATACGCAATCAGGGAGAGCAACAGTGTtgtaaagatatttaaaaatttcaaagaGAAGAAGTCATTCAAACCAGATTTTGGAGCAGAAg GCATCTATGGTGGCTTCCTGTTGGGGGTCAGATCTGTTAATGGTTTGGCATTCTATGATTGGGAAAACACAGAACTGATTCGCAGAATTGAAATTCAGCCTAAACAT ATTTTCTGGTCTGACTCGGGTGAGCTTGTCTGCATTGCTACGGAAGAGTCATTCTTCATTCTGAAATACCTATCCGAAAAAGTTGCAGCAGCCCAAGAAACACATGAAGGTGTCACTGAAGATGGAATTGAAGATGCTTTTGAG GTTCTTGGTGAGATTCAGGAGATTGTGAAAACAGGTTTGTGGGTAGGCGACTGCTTTATTTACACCAGTTCTGTGAACAGACTCAACTACTATGTTGGAGGAGAAATTGTCACTATTGCCCATTTAGACAG aacaatGTATCTTTTGGGATATATCCCTAAGGACAACCGACTTTATTTGGGTGATAAAGAGCTAAACATTGTTAGCTACTCTTTGCTGGTCTCAGTGCTTGAATATCAAACTGCTGTGATGAGAAGAGATTTCAGTATGGCTGACAAAGTTCTTCCCACAATTCCAAAAGAACAGAGAACCAGAGTTGCACACTTTCTTGAAAAACAG ggCTTCAAACAACAAGCTCTTGCAGTATCTACAGATCCAGAGCATCGTTTTGAACTTGCTCTTCAACTTGGAGAATTAAAAATAGCCTATCAGCTTGCAGTGGAAGCAGAG TCAGAACAGAAGTGGAAGCAACTTGCTGAGCTTGCCATTAGTAAATGCCAGTTTGGCTTAGCCCAGGAGTGTCTCCACCATGCACAAGACTACGGAGGACTTCTGCTCCTGGCCACAGCTTCAGGAAATGCTAACATGGTGAATAAGTTAGctgaaggagcagagaaagatGGCAAGAACAATGTTGCCTTTATGAGCTACTTCCTGCAGGGAAA GCTTGATTCATGTTTGGAACTCCTGATTAAAACTGGACGTCTCCCAGAAGCTGCTTTTCTTGCACGGACATATTTGCCAAGCCAAGTTTCAAG GGTTGTTAAACTGTGGCGGGAGAATCTCTCTAAAGTCAATCAAAAAGCTGCCGAGTCCCTGGCTGACCCTACAGAATATGAAAATCTTTTCCCTGGATTAAAAGAAGCTTTTGTTGCTGAAGAGTATGTTAAACAAAGTCTTGATGACTTGCGGCCAGCCAGGGAATACCCCCTTGTCACT cCAAATGAAGAAAGAAACTTACTTGAAGAAGCGAAAGGCTTTGAGCCTTCTGGAGTAATGGCACCTCAG AAGGCTGAAGAACCAGTTCCATCTCCTAAACAAGAAGTGATGAAGACAGTTTTGCATAGCTCTGATGTACTTCCAACAAGAGATCAAAAG ACACTGCTGGACTTGGAAGATGACTTGGATAACTTGGATCTGGAGGACATTGATACCACAGATATCAATCTGGATGAAGAGATCTTAGATGAGTGA
- the MRPS22 gene encoding small ribosomal subunit protein mS22: MAALGAWGSAAVPARLARTLWGWRARRGLGQDAGAADEGKAAKPSFADEAVQNLLYKMTGLNLQKVFRPVRRELKPPKYKLMTEAQLKEATKKAIEEAKEKLIMPPVLNEREPIDDVLAEDKFLEGTETTKYVFTDLTYSIPHRERFIVVREPNGVLRKATWEERDRMIQIFFPKEGRRVIPPVVFKDEHLVTVFQQDRHEDILNMCIAQFEPDSPDYIRVHHRTYDDIEKHAKYDLLRSTRHFGGMVWYLVNRKKTDGLLIDMIHRDLLDDTTSLITLYHMLHPECQSAKEAKERKLQGVDLIKVFVKTESQKEGYIQLALQAYEEAMATSTAS, encoded by the exons ATGGCGGCGCTCGGGGCGTGGGGCTCCGCGGCGGTGCCCGCGCGGCTGGCGCGCACGCTGTGGGGCTGGCGCGCGCGGCGGGGGCTCGGGCAGGACGCGGGGGCCGCGGACG AAGGAAAAGCCGCCAAGCCGTCCTTTGCGGATGAAGCGGTTCAAAATCTGCTCTACAAAATGACAGGGCTTAACCTGCAGAAGGTTTTTAGGCCGGTGAGAAGGGAGCTTAAACCGCCCAAGTACAAGCTGATGACAGAAGCTCAGCTGAAAGAG gccACAAAAAAAGCTATTGAGGAAGCTAAAGAAAAACTAATCATGCCCCCTGTTTTGAATGAACGAGAGCCAATTGATGATGTCTTAGCAGAAGACAAATTCCTTGAAGGAACTGAAACTACAAAATACGTGTTTACAGATTTAACTTACTCCATTCCACATCGT GAACGTTTCATTGTAGTTAGAGAACCAAATGGTGTATTACGCAAAGCAACCTGGGAAGAACGAGACAGGATGATACAGATATTCTTCCCAAAAGAAGGGCGCAGAGTTATTCCCCCAGTGGTATTCAAGGATGAACACCTTGTG aCTGTGTTTCAGCAAGACCGCCATGAGGATATCCTTAACATGTGCATTGCTCAGTTTGAGCCAGATTCACCTGACTATATCAGA GTTCATCATCGGACATATGATGACATTGAGAAACATGCCAAGTATGATCTGCTCCGTTCAACAAGACACTTTGGAGGAATGGTGTGGTATCtagtaaacagaaagaaaacGGATGGCTTACTAATAGATATGATCCACAGAGACTT GCTGGATGACACTACGAGTTTAATTACACTGTATCATATGCTTCATCCGGAATGTCAGTCAGCAAAAGAAGCTAAAGAAAGGAAACTTCAGGGAGTTGATCTGATCAAG GTATTTGTGAAAACTGAGTCCCAGAAAGAAGGCTATATACAGCTGGCCCTCCAGGCTTATGAAGAAGCAATGGCTACTTCTACAGCTTCATGA